A window of the Desulforapulum autotrophicum HRM2 genome harbors these coding sequences:
- a CDS encoding uroporphyrinogen decarboxylase/cobalamine-independent methonine synthase family protein, giving the protein MTQFKADAMPLLIGSLPMKDHGEATRLILEFTPEIPLWAQLPMYKEEGMAYQFLPGMPGFTESAEGKLFIDETGEDFDAAYLAFYEEFLAVTEAGKDLDTSRFSLTPETGKGFKEFLRQVDLAPGGFKALKGQVTGPFTFTTSVPDNSGKAIFYNEQLRDAAVKHLAMNAKWQARTFKSRQLTPIIFLDEPALAGFGTSGYITVSRQEVTDALNEVMAAVHEEGGLAGIHVCANTEWDMLLDSDIDIINFDAFSFFDKFILYPDQIKAFMDRGGIIAWGIVPTANVEDINKETCDTLAQRLETQMAQVEELGIDRATLLSQSFITPSCGTGSIDLDAARRVLCLTRDLSKRIRS; this is encoded by the coding sequence ATGACCCAGTTTAAAGCAGATGCAATGCCCCTTCTCATTGGCAGCCTGCCCATGAAGGACCACGGGGAAGCCACACGGCTGATCCTTGAGTTTACCCCTGAAATTCCCCTTTGGGCACAGCTGCCCATGTACAAGGAAGAAGGCATGGCCTACCAGTTCCTTCCGGGAATGCCCGGTTTTACCGAGTCTGCCGAAGGAAAACTCTTTATTGACGAGACAGGCGAAGATTTTGATGCAGCGTATCTGGCCTTTTACGAAGAATTTCTGGCCGTTACCGAGGCAGGAAAAGACCTTGACACCTCCCGTTTCAGCCTCACCCCTGAAACGGGAAAAGGGTTCAAAGAGTTCCTGCGCCAGGTGGATCTTGCCCCCGGCGGATTCAAGGCCCTCAAAGGCCAGGTCACCGGACCGTTCACCTTTACCACCAGTGTACCCGACAACAGCGGCAAGGCTATTTTTTACAATGAGCAGTTAAGGGATGCAGCGGTAAAACACCTTGCCATGAACGCAAAATGGCAAGCCCGGACATTTAAGTCCCGTCAACTTACCCCCATCATTTTCCTGGATGAGCCAGCCCTGGCAGGCTTTGGCACATCGGGTTATATCACCGTTTCCAGACAGGAGGTGACCGACGCCCTCAACGAGGTGATGGCCGCTGTCCATGAAGAGGGGGGTCTCGCCGGCATCCATGTCTGCGCCAACACCGAATGGGACATGCTCCTTGACTCAGACATAGACATCATCAACTTTGACGCCTTTTCGTTCTTTGACAAATTCATTCTCTATCCAGACCAGATTAAGGCATTTATGGATCGGGGCGGCATCATTGCCTGGGGCATTGTGCCAACGGCAAATGTTGAAGATATAAACAAGGAAACCTGCGACACCCTTGCCCAGCGACTTGAGACCCAGATGGCCCAAGTTGAAGAGCTCGGCATTGACCGGGCCACCCTGCTCTCACAGTCATTCATTACCCCGAGCTGCGGCACGGGCTCCATTGACCTTGACGCTGCCCGCCGCGTCCTTTGCCTGACCCGGGATCTGTCGAAACGAATACGGTCATGA